ATGTACTTTTGAGGAAGAATCATCAGTAGAGAGGAGATAGAGACCATTACAAAGGATGCCTTGAGCAATCTGTTTGTCATGGTCCTGAAAGATACAAGAATTATAAGTAAAGGTGATAGAAGTGTGAGGTTTGAGGAATTTACTAATGGACATGAGATTATAGGTGAAAGAAGGAACATAGAATACATCATGAAGAGTTATATTGTCATTAATGGTGACAGAGCCAATGATGGTGACAAGAGTTGTTTGTCCATTTGGTAAGAAAATCTCAATTGAAGTGTCTAAGGTACGTATATTATGCATATTTGAGAGAGTTTTACTGATGTGGTCAGTGGCACCACTGTCAGTAATCCAGGTGTCTTTGGACTTAGATAGGCAACAGGCAATGAATCTGAACTTAGGCTTAGAATTAGTAGTAAAGGAAAATATACCTGCAGTACCAATGTTGGAGTTCTGGAGGTCTGGACTGTCAGGATTCTGTTGTGTTTGTTGCATGAACAACATGACTTGGTTGATTTGGTTCTGCAACTGATCAAGCTTAGCAGCCATGAATGCATCTTGTTGGGGTGTAGTTGGCAGGGTGTAAGGAGTCTCTTTGGAGGTGGAGAGTATGTCTTCTGGAGCAATGACCATGTTGATAGTTTTGCCTTTGTTTGAGTTGTTGTAAGTGTTTGGAGTTcttgttggtggtggttgatattTGTTGTGTAGGGGATGTCCAGAAGGATAACCAACCAATTTGTAGCATTCATCTCTTGTATGCCCTTCTCTATGACAGTAAGCACATGTAATACCTTTCTTATAAACACTCCTCCTCTCAATTTGCAGATTTGTCCTTGGTATATAAGTTTTTGAGAGTTGAGTTGTTGCATATGGTTTAGGTAAAGAGGTGAAAGTATTCAGTGCAATTGGTGTAACAAGAGTGGATTTGGGACCTTCTCTCTGCTTTTCTTCTTGCCTAAGCATACCATATGCTTTGGAAACAGTTGGTAGTGGTTGCATGAGTAGGATTTGTCCCCTAATGTTGGTGTAGCTTTCATCCAACCCCATTAGAAATTGAAccagtttctttctttgttcCCTTTTTCCATGTTCTTTTCCATTTTCACAAGTACATTTGCAGGTGCACAGATATGGTGCCTCCAAAGCATCAAGTTCATCCCAAAGACCTTTCATCTTGTGATAATAGGTTTCAATTGAGGTATTGTGTTGGGTGAGATCAACAAGTTCATGTGTGACTTGAAAAATTCTATGGCCATCTAGTTGAGAATAGTGTTCATTTAATTCTTTCCAAAGAGCACAAGCATTACTAACAAAATTCAGATTGTTGCTGATTTCATCAGAAACAGTGTTGAGTATCCAGGATATGACCATATCATTAGCACGTTCCCATAGTGCCCTAAGATCAGAATCTGGAGATGGTTCCTCATATTCACCATTCACTAATTTCAGTTTGTTCTTAGCACTAAGAGCAATTGTCATAGAACGTTTCCAAGAATTATAGTTTTCAGATCCTACAAGTTTCTTTGTAATGAGAATAATACCAGGATGATCATTTTGGTGAAGGTAGAGAGGATGATTGCTTGAGTCAGTGGATAGTGGCGCTGTTTGTTCTTGAGTTCCAGTAGGAGCCATTGATGACGTCACTTCAAAGAATTTAGGGATTTGATATACAGGACAAAAAATGATTCTGAAAAATCACAAGAAACTCAATCGGACTATGATTGGAACCGAATAAGATCAATTTGACACAGAATTGAAGCAATTTCGAGCTTCAATTGAATTTCTATGGTTTCTAGGGTTTTATTTACACAGAAAATTGATCGGAAAAATATACACCGGAAAGTGTAATCAGGCCGTCAATGGGTCGTTTTGATACCAAATTGAAGCAGTTTCAAGCTTCAATTatagctctgataccatataAGAAAGTAAAATTGAGAGAAACACATTTGGGgatttttgtgatattttcatattaattcaAAATTATACAGAGATATACACTTTATATACAAGATTTCTAAATTAACCGCTTCTAACTAACTTTCTTTACAATTTGACAACTTTGGTCCCTTAAGTTACAGAAGTTTCATCTGGGAGTCCTTGTACTTCTTCTTTCTTTACATCAGTCCACACTTTATAAGACAATCTTGTAGGAGTCTTTGAGTCTTATGCAAGAATCTTGTTGGTTTTGGATTGCTGAGTATGTTGTGAATTTGATGTTGCTCAGTTTTATCATCTTGTATGCCTTTAGTTAGAATAAAACTTACTCCAGTAATATtacttgtttttttatatagaagaaGTACATCCATTTTTTAAATTGCATCCACATTTATAACAGAGGAATGCATCCAATCATTCacttaattctttttttttttaatatttcgaAATTCATCCAACTTTATGAAACCAACTATTTTGATAActgcttctttcttttttttcttaacttcCATCAACGTGTTAtgcatttcttttttttctttttttttatacatatattattcatTACTTTATTTGATTACCCATTTATCCTTTAATACACATGTAAAAATCCATATTTGCCACTAACTAAATGAATAATTTCAAATATGCCATTAATCATCATGACCTTTAATTATTTTCATCCAAAGGCTAGAAACTGTTCTTACTGTTCTTATTCTAAACCTGTTCTCACTGGATaattaccctatatatatatatatatatatatatgtgggaaagataattatagtacatgcattaaaaaagtacaaaaagtacatgtgtaagttaacttacttctttctttcatctctgaccaccaccatgatcatctttgaccaccaccatgatcctccggcgacggtgaccatctccggcgagacttacacatgtgtaagttatatacaacttacacatgtgtatatgacttacacatgtgtaagtctcgccggagatggtttTCGTCGCCgaaggatcatggtggtggtcggagatgatcatggtggtgttgACGGCGGCAGTCTCGCCGAAGAAGAAGgaagtaagttaacttacacatgtactttttgtactttttttttaatgtttgtgcTATAAATAACTCACCCTGAGGTAGGTTATTTTGAGTACAAGgggaaaaaatacaaaaagtacaacctttttccttcttctccggccaTTTTCTTCACCGGCAACCGCCACACCTCTTCCTTCTTCcgtcttctccggcgagacaacaaccaccaccaactCCGGCGACTTTCCGGGGAGATTCATGTTCTTTTTCGGGTGGATATGGTATTGGCAttgcccttatccgttctaaactggttGTCAAGGAAcacatatgggaatcgtatggatttgatgggaagcgatccaagagatggtgacggttagctacggtacgggcgaaaCCCTTGCTGTTGGCgtcgtggttggggtggtcagagatgatggttGCAGTGGTGGTTGTCTCGTCGGAGAAGAATgaggtggtggctggcggcagCAGAGAAGAAGAAGGTGTCGCAGCAGCCGGAGAATGAGAAAGAAGGAAGAGGAAGGCTTGATCTGATCCGTCCAAACCTTTGATCGGACGACGGGTGGCTCTTCCTtggtactttttttttctccttgtACTCAAACtaactttatatattatactaggtattttacccgtacgatgtacggttatttaaaaatgttgttttagttatatgaatatttataataacttttaacaactatacattatttaggcatgtacatataaatctatattatcattaaatggaaatttttacatttattgaaatagataaattcaaaatataactgttattatttatgaaaatctttgcatttatataaaaacatacattatcaaatattcatattaactatcacatattatacttcatgcaatactaatgaacataaaatgaagttaaaatgtaaatgtaatgtaaaatcataacgattttttattttttgcaaagtaatatgtgacttattagaattttatcacactctttcaaagaaaatagtttcataaaacttacttcatcaaataataaattcgtaaaagttgaaaagctttaattagatatagttagaaaccaaattcaaattataattagattacaaaaaacaaacctatgattcaaattaCGTTGAATTCACCTACTAATTGATAATAGgtttttataaaacgtaaaatcaccaccacgaaaaggataaaaaactatattacaatgtgatatataatattggttatattggatagtaaaattaagaaataaataatttgaaaaccaaatattttctaattttaaaaatagattttaaattcatacggtttctattatgatatagaatgtgattttttatttttatttttgtaagattttgtttatatataaattttatttttatttaatttaatataattttgtagatttatatattgtaaaaaaatatagagatgctacataggataaagacctatgtggcaatttttaaaaataactttaaattgtagaagactttaaaatgctaggataactattgttttaatatatatatacatatatagtgaaaagatattttgagaaaaaaaaaataaggaacctttttaaattaatcaaaCGCTCAAATCTTTTGATTAATGGACTAAATTAAATGTGGTATTTTGGTAGTTAATTAAAGAcgttaaatttaatttaataataaaaaaaggtaaCATAGTTacatcattaaacaaaaaactttcCCTAAATTGTATCCACCGTTACTTGATTTAGATATACAATTGTAGATCTAAAAGGATGTGGGCGTTTGACTACAGCAGCAATATGAATCCAAAATTTTCCATTAATTAATTCTTCCAATCACATTACATTATCAATTTACAATGTATTATTGGGCTAATTAGTTCTAAAGTTAACATACATGAAAGAATTTACAATTATAAGTAAAAACCAAAATCTCTTCCTATTATAATAGCCAACAGTGTAAATTTATCTTAAACAAGTGATTAAAAATACCACCCGCTACCTATACTTGTTTTGTCCTACCTGGCAAAAAATGGACTGAAATTCACCATTTTATCATATGATATCAAATACCCAGTTAGTATCAAGATTCACAGTA
The sequence above is drawn from the Erigeron canadensis isolate Cc75 chromosome 4, C_canadensis_v1, whole genome shotgun sequence genome and encodes:
- the LOC122597447 gene encoding uncharacterized protein LOC122597447, whose translation is MAPTGTQEQTAPLSTDSSNHPLYLHQNDHPGIILITKKLVGSENYNSWKRSMTIALSAKNKLKLVNGEYEEPSPDSDLRALWERANDMVISWILNTVSDEISNNLNFVSNACALWKELNEHYSQLDGHRIFQVTHELVDLTQHNTSIETYYHKMKGLWDELDALEAPYLCTCKCTCENGKEHGKREQRKKLVQFLMGLDESYTNIRGQILLMQPLPTVSKAYGMLRQEEKQREGPKSTLVTPIALNTFTSLPKPYATTQLSKTYIPRTNLQIERRSVYKKGITCAYCHREGHTRDECYKLVGYPSGHPLHNKYQPPPTRTPNTYNNSNKGKTINMVIAPEDILSTSKETPYTLPTTPQQDAFMAAKLDQLQNQINQVMLFMQQTQQNPDSPDLQNSNIGTAGIFSFTTNSKPKFRFIACCLSKSKDTWITDSGATDHISKTLSNMHNIRTLDTSIEIFLPNGQTTLVTIIGSVTINDNITLHDVFYVPSFTYNLMSISKFLKPHTSITFTYNSCIFQDHDKQIAQGILCNGLYLLSTDDSSSKVHSQATILNAQSNVHLWHARLGHCSFPVLKQITSLPVSVTTCTPKTVCSTCPLSKHHLLPFPSSSSHAKSLFELVHADVWGHTNTPPLTNANTS